One Palaemon carinicauda isolate YSFRI2023 chromosome 4, ASM3689809v2, whole genome shotgun sequence DNA segment encodes these proteins:
- the LOC137639574 gene encoding KRAB-A domain-containing protein 2-like, whose product MICLRALHTKTAEEVAFHLVDIFCDKGAPHILKSDNGREFSNKVIKEVLAMWPECKLVHGKPRYSQSQGSVERANRDVGAILACWMKDNNTIQWSNGLRFVQWQKNTRF is encoded by the coding sequence ATGATATGCCTTCGAGCCCTACATACTAAAACTGCCGAGGAGGTAGCTTTTCACCTGGTTGACATTTTCTGTGATAAGGGAGCCCCTCATATTCTTAAATCTGACAATGGGAGAGAATTTTCAAATAAGGTAATCAAGGAAGTTCTGGCTATGTGGCCAGAATGTAAGCTAGTTCATGGGAAACCAAGATATTCTCAATCACAGGGTTCTGTGGAACGAGCAAACAGAGATGTTGGAGCAATACTCGCTTGCTGGATGAAAGATAACAACACTATACAATggtcaaatggactgcgctttgtTCAGTGGCAGAAAAACACGCGCTTTTGA